In the genome of Candidatus Cloacimonadaceae bacterium, one region contains:
- the sppA gene encoding signal peptide peptidase SppA has translation MKTNKGILIGCIAFPLVLVLAFFIGFVTKIGSGGYGTKLVSDSWLLLDSRGMISDYNEITSTGFFGSGQASTEDVCRKIRSAATDKKIKGILIKPAFIQVSHANLGEIGEAIKVFKAGGKPVIAHGDMLLQKDYLLCAMADSIYMEASASAGLLLEGVSANILFYKEALDKLGIKMHVLQSGEYKGAGEPYSQTSLSPGTRDNIAKALKARYDLMISDISKLRSADSLSVKDIFENRRDFFISADTAKHAKLIDRVLSYDDLLREYDIRKKHSISIGSYSDKSSSAHQKDRIAVVNLSGTISPSMGYSSESVISADKVSDIIESISADKSIKAVVLRVNSPGGSALESELIYQKLNKLRQKMPVVVSMGGVAASGGYYISCASDYIFADPYAITGSIGVIMTLPETDVLGRKLGLRSQTIHYGKYAGAINLFEKYDPEIIASLKRNSESVYNEFKARVRISRNIPSEDMTAVAEGRIFSAADAKKLKLIDEIGGLQNAIGKAAALAKLDSYSTRQFPGKITIFDALRESNAFNLIQKMLNWDKQSPAQQLEAHLARAFSPNHWLYHCPYNLD, from the coding sequence ATGAAAACAAACAAAGGTATTCTAATCGGCTGCATAGCTTTTCCGCTCGTCCTTGTTTTGGCTTTCTTCATCGGTTTCGTCACCAAGATCGGCAGCGGCGGATATGGAACCAAGCTGGTTTCAGATAGCTGGCTGCTGCTTGATTCGAGGGGCATGATCTCCGATTATAATGAGATCACAAGCACCGGCTTTTTTGGTTCTGGTCAAGCCAGCACGGAAGATGTCTGCCGCAAGATCAGATCCGCCGCCACGGATAAAAAGATCAAAGGCATCCTGATCAAACCCGCTTTCATCCAGGTGAGCCACGCCAATCTGGGTGAGATCGGCGAAGCCATCAAAGTTTTCAAAGCCGGCGGCAAACCCGTCATCGCCCACGGTGATATGCTTCTACAAAAGGATTATCTGCTTTGCGCGATGGCGGACAGCATTTATATGGAAGCATCTGCTTCCGCGGGACTGCTGCTGGAAGGAGTTTCCGCAAACATCCTCTTTTACAAGGAAGCTCTGGACAAACTCGGCATCAAGATGCACGTCCTCCAATCCGGTGAATACAAAGGAGCGGGAGAACCATATTCACAGACTTCGCTCAGCCCCGGCACCAGAGACAACATCGCCAAAGCACTCAAAGCACGCTATGATCTGATGATCTCTGATATCTCCAAACTGCGGAGCGCGGACAGCCTTTCCGTGAAGGATATCTTCGAGAACCGCAGAGATTTCTTCATTAGTGCGGACACCGCGAAGCATGCCAAACTCATCGACCGCGTGCTCTCATACGACGATCTATTGCGCGAATATGACATCAGAAAAAAACACAGCATCTCGATCGGCAGCTATTCGGACAAGAGTTCCTCCGCTCACCAAAAGGATCGCATCGCGGTTGTAAATCTGAGCGGAACCATCTCTCCTTCGATGGGTTACAGCTCCGAATCCGTCATCAGCGCAGATAAAGTGAGCGATATCATTGAGAGTATTTCCGCCGACAAGAGCATCAAAGCGGTGGTGCTGCGCGTCAACAGTCCCGGAGGCAGCGCTTTGGAATCCGAATTGATCTACCAAAAACTGAACAAGCTGCGCCAAAAGATGCCGGTGGTTGTATCCATGGGTGGAGTTGCCGCCAGCGGAGGATACTATATCAGTTGCGCTTCGGATTACATTTTTGCCGATCCCTATGCCATCACTGGTTCGATCGGCGTGATCATGACTTTGCCGGAAACCGACGTACTGGGCAGAAAACTCGGTTTGCGCAGCCAGACCATTCACTATGGCAAGTATGCCGGCGCCATCAACCTTTTTGAGAAATACGATCCCGAGATCATCGCTTCGCTAAAACGCAATTCCGAAAGTGTTTATAATGAGTTTAAAGCTCGTGTCCGCATCTCCAGAAATATCCCTTCTGAAGATATGACCGCCGTCGCCGAAGGCAGGATATTCAGTGCCGCGGACGCTAAAAAACTGAAGCTCATCGACGAGATCGGCGGACTGCAAAACGCCATTGGCAAAGCAGCCGCGCTGGCGAAGCTCGATTCCTATTCCACGAGACAATTTCCAGGAAAGATCACAATTTTCGATGCTTTGCGTGAAAGCAATGCCTTCAACCTAATCCAAAAAATGCTGAACTGGGATAAACAAAGCCCCGCCCAGCAACTGGAAGCCCACCTTGCGCGTGCTTTCAGTCCCAATCATTGGCTCTATCACTGTCCCTACAATCTGGATTGA
- a CDS encoding Rne/Rng family ribonuclease, with the protein MKKDSFNSEIIVNVHPLEKRVAVLEDNRLVELFVERMDKQNIVGNIYKGTVKDVLPGMGAAFIEIGLDRTAFLHYSDIVLDFLDVFEHDKPQKRLHPSDSSKIGNLLKPGQEIVVQVHKGPIGSKGARLTGQISIPGKYLVLFPNKDKIAISRKIYNQGERNRIRTILSSIKDPTYGLIVRTEAEGCDEEEFKNEYNALAKTWRLTEKQIKFAKPPVCVFEENALENYLIRDLFGEHVDRLVIDDKAFRRRIISYLEDISPELVNQVELYKEDSPIFDAWGIEKKIETVFHSRIYLPSGGNIKIEQTEALVAIDINTGSFTGKTNYEETIKRTNIEAAAESARQIRLRDLSGVIIIDFIDMISENNKQEVLDTLRKGLRRDRAKNKVYSFTELGLVEVTRKRMRSTLIANFSDTCPYCSGSGRVISKEAMTMRIHRWLSRAEYFIKNQMLRIVVNPDLHAHIRNHDEHFVAFKDQIEFFADADSRVDQFKVFRLPGMEEITSKYN; encoded by the coding sequence ATGAAAAAAGATAGTTTTAACTCCGAGATCATCGTGAACGTCCACCCCTTGGAAAAGCGGGTAGCCGTGCTCGAGGACAACCGTCTGGTGGAGCTCTTTGTCGAGCGCATGGACAAACAAAACATCGTCGGCAACATCTACAAGGGCACCGTCAAGGATGTCCTACCCGGAATGGGAGCCGCTTTTATCGAGATCGGGCTCGATCGCACTGCTTTTTTGCATTATTCGGATATCGTGCTGGATTTCTTAGACGTTTTTGAACACGACAAACCGCAGAAAAGGCTTCATCCAAGCGATTCTTCCAAAATCGGCAATCTGCTCAAGCCCGGACAGGAGATCGTGGTGCAGGTGCACAAGGGACCTATCGGTTCCAAGGGCGCCCGCCTCACAGGTCAGATATCCATTCCCGGCAAATATCTGGTGCTTTTTCCAAACAAGGACAAGATCGCAATCTCCCGCAAGATCTATAACCAGGGTGAGCGCAATCGCATCCGCACAATCCTTTCCAGCATCAAGGACCCCACCTACGGACTGATCGTGCGCACTGAAGCTGAAGGTTGCGACGAAGAAGAGTTTAAGAACGAATACAATGCGCTGGCAAAAACATGGCGTCTCACTGAGAAACAGATCAAGTTTGCCAAGCCACCGGTCTGCGTCTTTGAAGAAAACGCCCTGGAAAACTATCTGATCCGCGATCTCTTTGGAGAGCATGTGGATCGTTTGGTGATCGATGACAAGGCTTTCCGCCGCAGAATCATCTCCTATCTGGAAGATATATCGCCGGAACTGGTCAATCAGGTGGAACTCTATAAAGAGGATTCCCCCATCTTTGATGCCTGGGGCATCGAGAAAAAGATCGAAACCGTCTTTCACTCGCGCATCTATCTGCCCAGCGGGGGAAATATCAAGATCGAACAGACCGAAGCTCTTGTGGCGATCGATATCAACACCGGCAGTTTCACCGGAAAAACAAACTATGAAGAAACAATCAAACGCACCAACATCGAAGCAGCAGCGGAAAGCGCGCGTCAAATCCGGCTTCGCGATCTCAGCGGCGTGATTATCATTGATTTTATCGACATGATCAGCGAAAACAACAAACAGGAAGTGTTGGACACCCTGCGCAAAGGCTTGCGTCGCGACCGCGCCAAAAACAAGGTCTATTCCTTCACGGAACTGGGTTTGGTGGAAGTAACCCGCAAACGCATGCGCTCGACCCTGATCGCCAATTTTTCCGATACCTGCCCATATTGCAGCGGTAGCGGACGCGTGATCTCCAAAGAAGCCATGACCATGCGCATCCATCGGTGGCTCAGCCGGGCGGAATATTTTATCAAGAATCAGATGCTGCGCATCGTTGTCAATCCTGATTTGCATGCCCATATCCGCAATCACGACGAGCATTTCGTCGCTTTCAAGGATCAGATAGAATTTTTTGCCGATGCGGATTCCCGCGTCGATCAATTCAAGGTTTTTCGCCTCCCGGGGATGGAGGAAATCACCTCAAAATACAATTGA
- a CDS encoding radical SAM protein — protein sequence MNLLFVSPRGRTGGLETMRKGHQILQGLLFVAAAARDAGHKSTVVIADADSVDRYIRRYQPDLIGVSCVTSTYPVARELLIKLKQDYPSIPTILGGHHATFMYKEVLAETGVSYVCRGEGEEVFSLLLKSLEAGNPYPEIPGIVFEKDGKLFNEGHIAILENLDHLPRITMDLTAPEFTFTPKIVSSRGCPFRCSFCSISAFYNGKYRQRKVLDVIADVEEYIRWGFDTFWFHDDNLTVDTVWVNDFCAEVEKRGLKFRWNCMTRVDSIVKDPKLFARMAKCGCTLVSIGIESGIPEVLKRMHKKIDIPQIKQAINTLNRLSITHNWYMILGSGDEFDQPKYIEQNIKFFSSLPFGYVLISILTPFPGTEVFAKLQAENRILHYNWEDFDITHCVYQPLGMSPKQMESYLPKAYLQIYLRKGWKLIPLFINSLRRKAIRPQMITGAFKALFKTYVLRKSLYKALEKR from the coding sequence ATGAATCTACTCTTTGTATCCCCACGGGGGCGCACCGGCGGACTTGAAACCATGCGCAAGGGTCATCAGATCCTGCAGGGCTTGCTCTTTGTGGCAGCCGCCGCTCGCGATGCCGGACACAAAAGCACTGTCGTGATCGCCGATGCCGATAGCGTGGATCGATACATCCGTCGCTACCAACCTGATCTTATCGGCGTATCCTGCGTCACATCCACCTATCCCGTCGCCAGAGAGCTATTGATCAAGCTGAAACAGGATTATCCATCCATTCCCACCATCCTCGGCGGACACCATGCCACTTTCATGTACAAAGAAGTCCTTGCCGAAACGGGAGTTTCCTATGTCTGCCGCGGCGAGGGCGAGGAAGTGTTTTCCCTGCTGCTCAAATCCCTCGAAGCGGGAAATCCCTATCCCGAGATCCCCGGCATCGTCTTTGAAAAGGACGGAAAGCTTTTTAACGAAGGTCATATCGCCATATTGGAGAATCTTGACCATCTGCCCCGCATCACGATGGATTTGACCGCTCCGGAATTTACTTTCACCCCCAAGATCGTCTCCAGCCGGGGTTGTCCTTTCCGCTGCTCATTCTGTTCTATTTCCGCATTCTACAACGGTAAATACCGTCAACGCAAGGTGTTGGACGTGATTGCAGACGTCGAGGAATACATCCGTTGGGGCTTCGACACTTTCTGGTTTCATGATGATAATCTCACCGTCGATACAGTTTGGGTGAACGACTTCTGCGCAGAAGTGGAAAAGCGGGGACTCAAGTTCCGCTGGAACTGCATGACCCGTGTGGACAGCATCGTTAAAGATCCCAAATTATTCGCGCGGATGGCAAAGTGCGGCTGCACGCTGGTCTCGATCGGCATCGAAAGCGGCATCCCGGAAGTGCTCAAACGCATGCACAAAAAGATCGATATCCCCCAGATCAAACAGGCGATCAACACTCTCAACCGCCTCTCCATCACCCACAACTGGTATATGATTCTGGGCAGCGGAGACGAATTTGATCAGCCCAAATACATCGAACAAAATATCAAATTCTTCAGTTCCCTCCCCTTTGGTTATGTCCTAATTTCCATACTCACTCCATTCCCTGGCACCGAGGTTTTTGCAAAATTGCAGGCGGAAAACCGCATCCTTCACTATAACTGGGAGGATTTTGACATCACGCACTGCGTATATCAGCCACTCGGAATGAGCCCAAAACAGATGGAAAGCTACCTCCCCAAAGCCTACCTCCAGATTTACCTGAGGAAAGGCTGGAAACTGATCCCACTCTTCATCAACAGTCTGCGCCGCAAGGCTATCCGTCCCCAAATGATCACCGGTGCGTTCAAGGCTTTATTTAAGACCTATGTCCTGCGCAAATCTCTCTACAAAGCACTGGAAAAGCGGTGA
- a CDS encoding redox-sensing transcriptional repressor Rex: protein MVKIPTSTLKRLPQYLEVLKQLRRAGLKEVSATKISVFADVHQTMVRKDLTFTGVENIPQKGYRIKELYSAIEALLNWNDTSTSFLVGVGHLGSALLGYQEFSQKGLSIVAAFDNNPAKIGGMVHGIPVYSAWDFSTMALKQNIRIGIITVPPEAAQLIADIMVHSGIKAIWNFTPHKIIVPPDIIVEYVDMFASLAVLSRRLAEKE, encoded by the coding sequence ATGGTCAAGATACCCACCAGCACCCTCAAACGCCTTCCCCAGTATCTGGAAGTGTTGAAACAACTGCGCCGGGCGGGTCTCAAAGAAGTTTCCGCCACCAAGATTTCCGTCTTTGCAGACGTGCATCAGACCATGGTGCGCAAGGATCTCACTTTTACCGGGGTTGAAAATATCCCCCAAAAGGGCTATCGGATCAAGGAACTTTATTCGGCAATCGAAGCACTGCTCAATTGGAATGATACTTCCACCAGCTTTTTGGTGGGAGTGGGACACCTCGGTTCCGCGCTTTTGGGCTATCAGGAGTTTTCTCAAAAAGGGCTCTCCATCGTTGCCGCCTTTGACAACAATCCTGCCAAAATCGGTGGAATGGTGCACGGCATCCCGGTTTATTCAGCTTGGGATTTCAGCACCATGGCATTGAAACAAAACATCCGCATCGGCATCATCACCGTGCCTCCCGAAGCTGCACAATTGATCGCGGACATCATGGTGCACAGCGGGATCAAGGCTATCTGGAATTTCACTCCGCACAAGATCATCGTGCCACCGGACATCATCGTGGAATACGTCGATATGTTCGCTTCGCTGGCAGTGCTTTCACGCCGTTTGGCAGAAAAGGAGTGA